In Hermetia illucens chromosome 5, iHerIll2.2.curated.20191125, whole genome shotgun sequence, a single window of DNA contains:
- the LOC119657064 gene encoding neuropeptide-like protein 31, whose protein sequence is MKFCAFVVFVALISVASATFGGVYSGLGYSGLGYSGLGYGSNYLGGYGGYGGYGGYGGYGGYGGLGYGGYSGLGYGSYGGYGGYGGYGGYRPSYGYGYYGSSYYPSYTVGIGSGWC, encoded by the coding sequence ATGAAGTTCTGCGCCTTCGTTGTCTTTGTTGCTCTTATCTCTGTAGCTTCAGCTACATTCGGTGGAGTATACAGTGGCTTAGGTTACTCGGGTCTAGGATATTCAGGACTTGGATATGGAAGTAACTACTTGGGAGGATATGGTGGATACGGCGGATATGGCGGATACGGAGGATATGGCGGATATGGTGGACTTGGATATGGCGGATATAGTGGACTTGGATATGGTAGTTATGGTGGATATGGCGGTTATGGTGGTTATGGCGGATACCGTCCGTCGTATGGATATGGATACTATGGAAGCTCATATTATCCCAGCTACACCGTTGGAATTGGTAGTGGATGGTGCTGA
- the LOC119657868 gene encoding acanthoscurrin-2-like — MKVVICLLACVAASNAFFFGKLGGSNGGGYGGYGGGYGGYGGGGYGGYGGYGGYGGYGGGYGGYRPVSYGGYGGGYNTGYGGVGYTGVVSITAPSTGYSNYGGGYGSGGYGYGSGYTGGYTGGYTGGYTGGYTGGYTGGYGGGYGGGYGTGGNTGVVKLIKIQVVPTGGVGAVGGVGGYGGGVGGYGGGVGGYGGGYGGGVGVVGGYGGGVGC; from the coding sequence ATGAAAGTGGTCATCTGCCTGTTAGCTTGTGTAGCGGCGTCCAACGCcttcttttttggaaaactcGGAGGTAGCAACGGAGGAGGTTACGGAGGATATGGTGGTGGTTATGGAGGATACGGTGGCGGTGGATATGGAGGCTATGGAGGCTATGGAGGATATGGAGGCTATGGAGGAGGGTATGGTGGATACAGACCTGTGAGCTACGGCGGGTACGGTGGCGGTTACAATACAGGTTATGGCGGAGTAGGATACACTGGAGTTGTCAGCATCACCGCACCTAGCACCGGATACAGCAATTACGGTGGTGGATATGGATCAGGTGGCTATGGTTATGGCTCAGGCTACACAGGCGGGTATACAGGCGGATACACAGGTGGATATACCGGAGGATATACAGGTGGATATACCGGTGGATACGGCGGCGGATATGGTGGTGGATATGGTACAGGAGGAAATACTGGAGTTGTGAAACTGATTAAAATTCAGGTAGTTCCGACTGGAGGTGTTGGTGCAGTAGGTGGTGTTGGAGGTTATGGCGGAGGTGTTGGAGGTTATGGAGGAGGTGTTGGAGGTTATGGAGGAGGCTACGGCGGAGGCGTAGGTGTTGTCGGCGGCTATGGAGGTGGCGTAGGATGTTAA